In one Alnus glutinosa chromosome 12, dhAlnGlut1.1, whole genome shotgun sequence genomic region, the following are encoded:
- the LOC133883039 gene encoding putative pentatricopeptide repeat-containing protein At1g12700, mitochondrial, translating into MAVKLSSLAISKRIPKWVNQNAFISSVSCANSIEIFPENNQNPPNSSDFEQNFQFLRNKLSPDNLIRVLDNTSDLNSAVRIFKWAALQKRFCHTADTYCRIILKLGMAGNVKEMEGFCQNMVKDRCPGVEEAFVALIDTFVKHCRLSETIRVIVNMNSGGFKPSIDTFNAVLAALVDEKREFQDVMFVYKEMVKAGIVPSVDTLNHLLEALFETNNVQSALDQFRRMNKKGCNPNSRTFEIVIKGLVEKSRVDEAVIVLGEMSELRCQPGLSFYTCTIPLFCRENKPEEGIRLFRLMRASNFVPDSFICEALIRCLCENLWLDDAMSIFKEMIDGEIKPSNNVLLDMINVLCKLGKINEAIEFLEDRYAFETSPHNALLEGCCRAGKFSLAKGLLEKMSERNIANCDSWNILIRWLCENARIRKAFELLGKMIVSPYIPDCATYLALVIGNCRLNKYGDALKLFHKIRANCWVLDSISYSELVEGLCREERTLEAAEVFCYMSSNRCSLQSSSFDMLIKGVCATEKVDEVINLLQLAYYSGTSCSNATYTTIMLELSKLAKAKDVLVVLSQMLIEGCSLDLEVYSILIQSMSSQNRIKDCVFFFNMMVNEGLVPDSERLFDLLLCIANHSQLCMVSSSIDKLICNSEILNPAIYNMLINGFWKEGNKREACHLLDLMLEKGWVPDSTTHGLLIGSVSREEGDRGAFAYENSTAQDAVSNILAEGFGNT; encoded by the coding sequence ATGGCTGTAAAGCTCTCATCTTTGGCCATTTCCAAGAGAATTCCCAAATGGGTCAATCAAAATGCATTCATTTCTTCAGTTTCATGCGCTAATAGTATCGAAATTTTCCCGGAAAACAATCAGAACCCACCGAACTCATCGGATTTTGaacaaaattttcagtttttaagGAATAAGCTTTCCCCGGATAACTTAATCCGGGTTTTGGATAATACCAGTGATTTGAACTCAGCAGTGAGGATATTCAAATGGGCTGCCCTCCAAAAACGGTTCTGCCACACCGCCGATACGTATTGTCGGATAATTTTGAAGTTGGGCATGGCTGGAAATGTTAAGGAGATGGAGGGGTTTTGTCAGAATATGGTGAAAGATAGGTGCCCAGGTGTTGAGGAGGCTTTTGTGGCATTGATTGATACCTTTGTTAAGCATTGTAGGCTAAGTGAAACTATACGGGTTATTGTTAATATGAATTCGGGTGGTTTTAAGCCCTCTATAGATACGTTTAATGCCGTGCTCGCTGCTCTAGTGGATGAGAAGAGAGAATTTCAAGATGTAATGTTTGTTTATAAGGAAATGGTGAAAGCAGGAATTGTACCGTCTGTTGATACTTTGAATCATTTGTTGGAGGCTTTGTTTGAGACAAATAATGTTCAGTCTGCTTTGGATCAGTTTAGGAGAATGAACAAGAAAGGGTGTAATCCTAATAGCAGGACATTTGAGATAGTCATAAAGGGTCTCGTGGAGAAAAGCCGAGTAGATGAAGCTGTTATTGTTTTAGGTGAAATGTCTGAACTTAGGTGTCAGCCTGGTTTGAGTTTCTATACCTGCACAATACCTTTATTTTGTAGGGAAAATAAGCCTGAGGAGGGAATTAGGTTGTTTAGATTGATGAGAGCTTCTAATTTTGTTCCTGATTCATTCATTTGTGAGGCTCTAATACGGTGTCTGTGTGAGAACCTTTGGCTGGATGATGCGATGAGCATTTTCAAAGAGATGATAGACGGTGAAATAAAGCCGTCTAATAATGTGTTGTTGGATATGATAAATGTTTTATGTAAATTAGGGAAAATAAATGAAGCTATAGAATTCTTGGAAGACAGATATGCTTTTGAAACTTCACCACACAATGCATTGCTTGAAGGTTGCTGCCGTGCTGGTAAATTTTCCCTGGCAAAAGGTCTACTTGAGAAAATGTCTGAGAGGAACATAGCCAACTGTGACTCTTGGAATATTCTTATCAGATGGCTTTGCGAGAATGCAAGGATCAGGAAAGCATTTGAACTTCTAGGGAAAATGATTGTCTCTCCATATATTCCTGACTGTGCCACCTACTTGGCATTAGTTATTGGCAACTGTAGATTGAACAAGTATGGAGATGCATTGAAGCTATTTCACAAGATTCGTGCTAATTGCTGGGTTTTGGACTCTATTTCTTATTCTGAGCTAGTTGAAGGCCTATGTCGGGAGGAAAGAACACTAGAGGCTGCTGAAGTGTTTTGCTATATGTCTAGTAATAGATGCTCTCTTCAGTCTTCCTCCTTTGATATGTTGATCAAGGGTGTTTGTGCCACAGAAAAGGTCGATGAAGTGATAAATTTACTGCAGTTAGCTTATTATTCTGGTACTTCGTGTAGTAATGCAACTTACACTACAATTATGCTCGAGTTGTCTAAACTGGCCAAGGCAAAAGATGTGTTAGTAGTTCTCTCACAAATGCTGATAGAAGGTTGCAGTCTTGATCTGGAAGTATATAGCATCCTCATACAAAGCATGAGTTCACAGAATCGAATCAAGGATTGTGTATTCTTTTTTAACATGATGGTTAATGAGGGTTTGGTACCTGATTCTGAAAGACTATTTGATCTACTTTTATGTATAGCAAACCATTCTCAGTTGTGTATGGTTTCAAGTTCGATCGATAAACTTATTTGTAATTCTGAAATTCTAAATCCAGCAATTTACAATATGCTGATTAATGGCTTCTGGAAAGAGGGTAATAAACGTGAAGCATGTCATTTATTGGATTTGATGTTGGAAAAAGGTTGGGTACCGGATTCTACTACTCATGGATTGTTGATTGGCTCTGTTTCTAGAGAGGAAGGGGACAGGGGGGCATTTGCCTATGAGAATTCCACCGCACAAGATGCTGTTAGTAACATACTAGCTGAGGGCTTCGGAAATACGTGA